In one Mus caroli chromosome 14, CAROLI_EIJ_v1.1, whole genome shotgun sequence genomic region, the following are encoded:
- the Gnrh1 gene encoding progonadoliberin-1 isoform X2 produces the protein MVCAATVLTSGEDISVPEKKNHIKRKLGRQKLRSTQPTNGSSISLWLSHPNRVDMILKLMAGILLLTVCLEGCSSQHWSYGLRPGGKRNTEHLVDSFQEMGKEVDQMAEPQHFECTVHWPRSPLRDLRGALVSYSRHHIELETKGTLDAVIYQFLRYLTHS, from the exons ATGGTCTGCGCCGCAACTGTGCTCACCAGCGGGGAAGACATCAgtgtcccagaaaaaaaaaatcatataaaaaggAAGCTAGGTAGACAGAAACTTCGAAGTACTCAACCTACCAACGGAAGCTCGATATCCCTTTGGCTTTCACATCCAAACAG AGTGGACATGATCCTCAAACTGATGGCCGGCATTCTACTGCTGACTGTGTGTTTGGAAGGCTGCTCCAGCCAGCACTGGTCCTATGGGTTGCGCCCTGGGGGAAAGAGAAACACTGAACACTTGGTTGATTCTTTCCAAGAG ATGGGCAAGGAGGTGGATCAAATGGCAGAACCCCAGCACTTCGAATGTACTGTCCACTGGCCCCGTTCACCCCTCAGGGATCTGCGAGGAGCTCTGGTGAGTTACAGTCGACACCACATAGAGCTAGAGACAAAAGGGACTTTGGATGCAGTGATCTACCAGTTCCTCAGATACCTGACTCACTCCTGA
- the Gnrh1 gene encoding progonadoliberin-1 isoform X3 codes for MPESTTGVCPMSVKLKSGRCPCVFLSLNKLCDYLCSFCEASGPGAGLFAKHSSLRVLMSLRVDMILKLMAGILLLTVCLEGCSSQHWSYGLRPGGKRNTEHLVDSFQEMGKEVDQMAEPQHFECTVHWPRSPLRDLRGALESLIEEEARQKKM; via the exons ATGCCAGAATCAACTACAGGTGTCTGTCCCATGTCTGTGAAGCTCAAGTCAGGTAGATGCCcctgtgttttcttgtctttAAACAAGCTGTGTGACTACCTCTGCAGTTTCTGTGAAGCCAGTGGTCCAGGAGCTGGCCTCTTTGCTAAGCATTCTTCACTCCGTGTCTTGATGTCCCTTAGAGTGGACATGATCCTCAAACTGATGGCCGGCATTCTACTGCTGACTGTGTGTTTGGAAGGCTGCTCCAGCCAGCACTGGTCCTATGGGTTGCGCCCTGGGGGAAAGAGAAACACTGAACACTTGGTTGATTCTTTCCAAGAG ATGGGCAAGGAGGTGGATCAAATGGCAGAACCCCAGCACTTCGAATGTACTGTCCACTGGCCCCGTTCACCCCTCAGGGATCTGCGAGGAGCTCTG GAAAGTCTGATTGAAGAGGAAGCCAGGCAGAAGAAGATGTAG
- the Gnrh1 gene encoding progonadoliberin-1 isoform X1, whose protein sequence is MPESTTGVCPMSVKLKSGRCPCVFLSLNKLCDYLCSFCEASGPGAGLFAKHSSLRVLMSLRVDMILKLMAGILLLTVCLEGCSSQHWSYGLRPGGKRNTEHLVDSFQEMGKEVDQMAEPQHFECTVHWPRSPLRDLRGALVSYSRHHIELETKGTLDAVIYQFLRYLTHS, encoded by the exons ATGCCAGAATCAACTACAGGTGTCTGTCCCATGTCTGTGAAGCTCAAGTCAGGTAGATGCCcctgtgttttcttgtctttAAACAAGCTGTGTGACTACCTCTGCAGTTTCTGTGAAGCCAGTGGTCCAGGAGCTGGCCTCTTTGCTAAGCATTCTTCACTCCGTGTCTTGATGTCCCTTAGAGTGGACATGATCCTCAAACTGATGGCCGGCATTCTACTGCTGACTGTGTGTTTGGAAGGCTGCTCCAGCCAGCACTGGTCCTATGGGTTGCGCCCTGGGGGAAAGAGAAACACTGAACACTTGGTTGATTCTTTCCAAGAG ATGGGCAAGGAGGTGGATCAAATGGCAGAACCCCAGCACTTCGAATGTACTGTCCACTGGCCCCGTTCACCCCTCAGGGATCTGCGAGGAGCTCTGGTGAGTTACAGTCGACACCACATAGAGCTAGAGACAAAAGGGACTTTGGATGCAGTGATCTACCAGTTCCTCAGATACCTGACTCACTCCTGA